Proteins from one Podospora pseudoanserina strain CBS 124.78 chromosome 1, whole genome shotgun sequence genomic window:
- a CDS encoding hypothetical protein (COG:S; EggNog:ENOG503P4CW), which yields MSGYRVERATTGRAGCKDPVCKKENIKIEKGQLRFGVWVTIMEHGSWAWRHWGCVSGETISNLQEYLSKDKNGEYNWDMLDGWEELEEYPDLRQKVQRVLNQGHIDAEDFNGDPEFNVPGQKGIRLRQPRKKKNAEEEEGNGAEAAETPAKKRAAKRGRKKADEDEAEAEAETEAPVAKKAKRGGKKAAAAAVEDEDQVLADAEPAEEQEKPKKKAARGKKAVAAVKEEDEEEAAQPKRRGAARGKKAAPVYKEEEEEEEEEEDEDEIVEKPKRVAPAKRGAKGKQAKEPEPQVEPESEATPEEDEEEVVEKPKRAAPAKRGARGKKAKDAEPEPEVEADAEVDAAPEEAEEEAEVEEKVSPKKRGGRKPKAKAADANGEAAPAPKKRGRKAAA from the exons ATGTCTGGTTATCGTGTTG AGAGAGCCACTACCGGCCGTGCCGGGTGCAAAGACCCCGTCTGCAAGAAGGAAAACATCAAGATTGAAAAGGGCCAGCTCCGGTTTGGAGTCTGGGTGACCATCATGGAGCATGGGAGCTGGGCCTGGCGTCATTG GGGCTGCGTCTCTGGTGAGACCATCTCCAACTTGCAGGAGTATCTCAGCAAGGACAAGAACGGTGAATACAACTGGGATATGCTTGATGGctgggaggagttgga GGAGTACCCTGATTTGAGACAGAAGGTTCAGAGGGTTCTTAACCAGGGACATATCGATGCTGAGGATTTCAATGGCGACCCCGAATTCAACGTTCCTGGACAGAAGGGAATTCGCCTGCGTCAGCcccggaagaagaagaacgctgaggaagag GAGGGCAATGGAGCTGAGGCTGCAGAGACTCCTGCCAAGAAGCGTGCTGCTAAGCGTGGCCGCAAGAAGGCTGATGAAGACGAAGCTGAGGCTGAAGCCGAGACCGAGGCTCCTGTTGCGAAGAAGGCTAAACGTGGTggcaagaaggctgctgctgctgctgttgaggacgaggatcAAGTTTTGGCTGATGCTGAGCCGgctgaggagcaagagaaacccaagaagaaggctgctcGTGGCAAgaaggctgttgctgctgttaaggaagaggacgaagaggaagctgCGCAGCCCAAGAGAAGAGGTGCTGCTCGTGGCAAGAAGGCGGCGCCTGTTtacaaggaggaggaggaggaggaggaggaggaggaagacgaggatgaaaTTGTTGAGAAGCCCAAGCGTGTTGCCCCTGCCAAACGTGGAGCTAAGGGGAAACAGGCGAAGGAGCCTGAGCCGCAAGTTGAGCCAGAGTCCGAGGCGACacccgaggaggacgaggaggaggttgtcgagaaGCCGAAGCGTGCTGCTCCTGCCAAGCGTGGAGCTCGGGGCAAGAAGGCGAAGGATGCCGAGCCTGAGCCTGAGGTTGAGGCCGATGCGGAGGTTGATGCTGCgccggaggaggccgaggaggaggccgaggttgaggagaaggTCTCTCCCAAGAAGCGAGGAGGCCGGAAgcccaaggccaaggctgccgatGCCAATGGTGAAGCTGCTCCTGCCCCAAAGAAGCGTGGTAGAAAGGc GGCTGCCTAA
- a CDS encoding hypothetical protein (COG:S; EggNog:ENOG503P0KH), giving the protein MSSRSRVEFDEREYVRDAPPPRRAPVREYDDYRDPARVPAFMLREERPNQAGQLVLRAREVETMERQRPRSPSPEIRMRERIVQRARSVSPGPRRVEEDIRIRQVERTREPSRAPSERIRYVERPRSPSPSIHERIRITDRREERRSPSPAPPPPPPQPQVIKGPTIEREVITHYRDIDHGMVVARPPSPPQRHEHRDTEIDIYTNRKGTTEVDIHKHTHSHSRGRSVERPSRPVVHAYEDDLVVSTNKHLHVDIERRRSISRGRRAHSAAPPVIDYDDEAYEIKSRIDARGKMGEAWNGITKDWTIVDVPPGTERVRMDGAGGASAEVTWQKYSGVRRAKFIPDRDEKSVVSETSTTISDARDRNRDRDIERERRLSVQIIDKDRRDRDDYEKITDRRLTISKSRTNSPAPPPPQQRRSETWTEITKDLVCREAIQEMGYEYEETEYFYYIIDFLAHEEVVRLVNLSDRIRQSRKDRAREIQYEREWRDEWEHRHHHHHSHSHSSSRHRLDDERVVEREIIYDSHRHPGGRQYRY; this is encoded by the exons ATGTCCAGCAGAAGCCGTGTCGAGTTCGACGAGCGCGAGTACGTTCGGGacgcacctcctcctcgtcgtgCCCCCGTCCGTGAATATGACGACTACCGTGACCCCGCAAGGGTCCCCGCTTTCATgttgcgggaggagaggccaAATCAAGCCGGCCAGTTGGTGCTCAGGGCAAGAGAGGTCGAGACCATGGAGCGCCAGAGGCCGAGATCTCCCAGCCCGGAGATTCGGATGAGGGAGCGCATTGTTCAGCGGGCCAGAAGCGTCAGCCCAGGCCCAAGGCGAGTAGAGGAGGATATCCGGATCCGCCAGGTCGAAAGGACACGCGAGCCCAGCCGGGCCCCTTCGGAGAGAATTCGCTATGTTGAGAGGCCCCGTTCCCCATCGCCTTCGATCCACGAGCGCATCCGCATCACAGATCGGAGAGAAGAGCGCCGGAGCCCAAGCCCggctcctccgccgccgccgccgcaaccCCAGGTCATCAAGGGCCCAACTATCGAGAGAGAGGTTATCACACATTACCGCGATATTGACCATG GCATGGTTGTAGCCCGCCCGCCGTCGCCTCCTCAGCGTCACGAGCACCGTGATACTGAGATAGACATTTATACTAATCGCAAGGGTACCACCGAGGTGGACATTCACAAGCACACCCACTCACACAGCCGCGGCCGGTCTGTAGAGCGGCCCTCCCGTCCCGTTGTCCACGCCTACGAGGACGACCTGGTGGTCTCCACGAACAAGCACCTCCATGTGGACATTGAGCGTCGCCGGAGCATCTCCCGTGGCCGTCGCGCTCACTCGGCCGCACCCCCTGTTATCGACTACGACGACGAAGCTTACGAGATCAAGTCCCGGATCGATGCGCGCGGCAAGATGGGCGAGGCCTGGAACGGCATCACCAAGGATTGGACCATCGTCGATGTGCCTCCCGGAACCGAGCGTGTGCGCATGGATGGTGCCGGTGGCGCCTCTGCTGAGGTGACATGGCAAAAGTACAGCGGTGTTCGGCGGGCCAAGTTCATCCCTGACCGTGACGAGAAGAGCGTTGTTTCGGAGACCTCCACCACTATCTCGGACGCCCGTGACCGCAACCGTGACCGCGACATTGAGCGGGAGAGGCGATTGAGTGTGCAGATCATTGACAAGGACCGCCGGGATCGTGACGATTATGAGAAGATTACCGATCGCCGTCTCACCATTTCCAAGTCGAGGACGAACTCTCCtgcgccgcctcccccccagcagcGTCGCAGTGAGACCTGGACTGAGATCACCAAGGACTTGGTCTGCCGTGAGGCTATTCAGGAGATGGGCTATGAGTATGAGGAGACTGAGTACTTTTACTACATTATCGACTTTTTGGCTCAC gaggaggttgtccgTCTTGTGAACCTCTCGGACCGCATCCGCCAATCCCGCAAGGACCGCGCCAGAGAGATCCAGTACGAGCGCGAGTGGCGCGATGAGTGGGagcaccgtcaccaccaccaccacagccacagccacagcagcagcagacacCGTCTGGATGACGAGCGCGTGGTCGAGCGTGAGATCATCTACGACAGCCACCGTCACCCAGGCGGTCGCCAATATCGTTACTAA